The proteins below come from a single Biomphalaria glabrata chromosome 10, xgBioGlab47.1, whole genome shotgun sequence genomic window:
- the LOC106066741 gene encoding uncharacterized protein LOC106066741, whose protein sequence is MTCQEMDWLLTSAATWLLISLCVTAYPLNGTEDAASAIFKETPNEKIKFNLDIFRLKRDAEDEGTNTLGEASSQKGEDSSESISPTEDEDKKDKTEEEMEKDKEDGNVSKSQGSTDNENDESNDSEEENVDDGSNPFKGTKNLRADTAQSGLNKAAPEKEENTNLTERSPGMLRAQRMTTKPSMQLIGIVVGVILSSVLLTGFIRWRVKKHLDGKKLRKLAKADKRASFKHLIEKQEGLMETIFECDETRGAPLPQQAVSRTRRRGGRNAAPTPRRPWLLWIICGEKSSESLKAPKRSRAPPRTRLQKHCVDEGWNFSVPQLHSSHRESYPRHDRPDHEHLNVTDPLLNPLTHSSLAPPPVAPIRRSPSPVRNVMESIKNTVFTFHRDWVGRRWLERHNLSISGILHGGGSQSQQNSTDEEIQRNSEEDMSISSERDSCSVASELQALDLSGSNPSFNIPLSRNSNTSVTTLDENANITSSFRNEILSRSAQEANTSQYPAYVINSSYIVQNVAPPSYSQSSRRPSTPVAIRNANRNQQRQSSSPSPVQNANSSRADARDRSFTVPLTDLISEHSRIRLREIASHVRSNSQSDINMAHSQYVLVTPLSGEFSQNSGVVLEQLSDGSKIIFVPSPFLPGYHNDNPPPYNFTIV, encoded by the exons ATGACGTGTCAAGAAATGGATTGGCTACTGACCAGTGCGGCAACCTGGCTGTTAATATCTCTATGTGTCACAGCGTACCCTCTTAATG GCACCGAGGATGCAGCATCTGCCATCTTCAAAGAGACCCCAAATGAAAAGATAAAGTTTAACTTGGATATCTTTCGTCTTAAACGAGACGCAGAAGATGAAGGCACAAATACTCTGGGAGAAGCTAGCAGCCAGAAAGGAGAAGACAGCTCTGAATCAATATCTCCAACCGAAGACGAGGATAAGAAAGATAAAACTGAAGAAGAAATGGAAAAAGACAAAGAAGATGGGAACGTTAGCAAAAGCCAGGGAAGCACAGACAATGAAAATGATGAAAGTAATGACTCAGAAGAAGAAAACGTAGACGATGGATCTAATCCTTTCAAAGGAACCAAAAATTTACGCGCGGACACTGCCCAATCTGGTCTAAATAAAGCTGcaccagaaaaagaagaaaacacaaACTTGACAGAAAGAAGTCCCGGCATGCTCCGAGCCCAGAGGATGACAACTAAACCTTCGATGCAATTAATCGGTATAGTAGTAGGCGTCATCCTGTCCAGCGTTCTTCTCACTGGATTCATACGCTGGAGAGTCAAGAAACACTTGGATGGCAAAAAGCTACGCAAGCTTGCGAAGGCTGACAAGAGGGCGAGTTTTAAGCACCTTATTGAAAAGCAGGAGGGCCTCATGGAGACGATCTTTGAGTGTGACGAAACTCGGGGCGCTCCCTTGCCGCAACAAGCCGTCAGTAGAACTAGAAGGCGAGGCGGCCGTAATGCAGCGCCCACACCTCGAAGGCCGTGGTTACTCTGGATTATCTGTGGTGAGAAATCTTCTGAAAGTTTGAAAGCGCCAAAAAGAAGTAGAGCCCCTCCTCGAACCAGGTTGCAGAAGCATTGTGTGGATGAAGGCTGGAATTTCTCTGTGCCTCAGCTACATTCCTCCCATCGCGAATCGTATCCAAGACACGACAGACCTGATCACGAACATCTCAATGTGACAGATCCGCTGCTTAACCCCCTAACGCATTCAAGCCTCGCTCCTCCCCCAGTGGCCCCAATACGCAGGAGCCCTTCCCCGGTAAGAAACGTCATGGAGTCCATCAAGAACACTGTCTTCACCTTCCACCGAGATTGGGTGGGCAGACGGTGGCTCGAGAGACACAACCTCAGCATAAGTGGAATACTTCACGGAGGCGGAAGTCAAAGCCAGCAAAATAGCACCGACGAAGAAATCCAACGTAACTCTGAAGAAGATATGTCCATCTCATCCGAAAGAGATAGCTGTTCAGTAGCTTCAGAGCTGCAAGCCTTGGATCTCAGTGGAAGCAATCCTTCATTTAACATACCTCTCTCGAGAAATTCTAACACGTCGGTTACTACCTTAGATGAAAACGCAAACATCACTTCCTCTTTTCGAAATGAGATCTTGTCTAGAAGTGCCCAGGAAGCCAACACTTCTCAATACCCGGCGTACGTTATAAACTCCTCCTatattgtacagaatgtagcgCCACCTAGTTATTCCCAGTCTTCAAGGCGACCATCAACCCCAGTCGCGATCAGAAACGCCAACAGAAATCAGCAACGGCAATCATCCTCTCCGAGCCCGGTGCAAAACGCCAACAGCTCCAGAGCAGACGCTCGTGACAGAAGCTTCACTGTACCGTTGACTGACTTAATTTCTGAACACAGTCGTATCCGGTTAAGAGAAATAGCTAGCCATGTCAGGAGCAACTCGCAGAGCGACATAAACATGGCCCACTCTCAGTACGTTCTGGTGACACCCTTGTCTGGCGAATTCTCCCAAAACTCTGGAGTCGTTCTGGAACAATTATCAGACggatcaaaaattatttttgtcccATCGCCATTCCTGCCAGGTTATCACAACGACAACCCTCCCCCCTATAACTTTACTATAGTATAA